In Candidatus Methylomirabilota bacterium, one genomic interval encodes:
- a CDS encoding branched-chain amino acid transaminase, with protein sequence MTYAYFKGQFVPLDQAKVSIQNNTFQYGTGIFEGIRAYWNPDERQLYVFRLVEHYVRLFRNCRVLKLNIGKDTKELSEITLELLRRNHPETDTYIRPIAYVDSDGIGPKFIGYSTGFAMYTLPLGEYINVSSGIKVGFSSWRRIHDNTIPARCKVTGGYVNSALAKTEALEHGYDEAIFLTEAGFISEGSAENIFLVREGRLITPALSEDILEGITRDTVIELAREELGIETIERPIGRTELYVADEAFLCGTGAQVSPMIEADKRPLGTGRIGPITEKIQALYFDVVKGKRKKYVHWLTPVY encoded by the coding sequence ATGACGTACGCTTATTTCAAGGGGCAGTTCGTTCCGCTTGATCAAGCCAAGGTCAGCATCCAGAACAATACCTTCCAGTACGGGACCGGTATCTTCGAGGGGATTCGAGCCTACTGGAACCCGGATGAGCGACAACTCTATGTCTTCCGTCTGGTGGAACATTACGTCCGGCTGTTCAGGAACTGTCGAGTCCTGAAGCTCAATATCGGGAAGGACACAAAGGAGCTGTCGGAGATCACCCTGGAACTGCTCAGGCGCAACCACCCCGAAACCGACACCTATATCCGGCCGATCGCCTATGTCGATTCAGATGGGATCGGCCCGAAGTTCATCGGCTATTCCACCGGTTTCGCTATGTACACACTGCCGCTGGGCGAGTACATTAACGTCTCAAGCGGGATCAAGGTGGGCTTCTCTTCCTGGCGTCGGATTCACGATAATACTATCCCGGCCCGCTGCAAGGTTACCGGCGGCTATGTCAACTCAGCCCTGGCCAAAACCGAGGCCCTCGAACACGGCTACGATGAGGCGATCTTCCTCACCGAAGCGGGCTTTATCTCTGAAGGGTCGGCGGAGAATATCTTTCTTGTCAGGGAGGGGAGGTTGATCACGCCGGCCCTGTCTGAGGATATCCTGGAAGGAATCACACGCGACACGGTGATCGAGTTGGCACGGGAAGAGTTAGGCATTGAAACGATCGAGCGGCCCATTGGCAGGACGGAGCTGTACGTTGCCGATGAGGCGTTTCTGTGCGGAACGGGCGCCCAGGTCTCGCCCATGATCGAAGCGGATAAACGGCCGCTGGGCACCGGCAGGATAGGGCCGATCACCGAGAAGATTCAAGCCCTCTATTTCGACGTGGTTAAGGGAAAGCGGAAGAAGTACGTACACTGGCTAACGCCAGTCTATTAA
- a CDS encoding DUF3386 family protein, whose amino-acid sequence MKRRPRWIPSLSFAFLLLALAGDPLNAQEIRDDPEARALLEEARQRVVVWDRFPGFEAKIEVDHDGKRSSGKLTVLPSGKVEVGLQDREAADWAGGILKSLVNHRLKTEIHKHEEAPVAFGPEDQHPLGRLVKKGDRFSSMYRIKDRQILQVNQKTEKGWLSLNVLEYVPTSHGFLPKQVAVFQFDEKGVLGKSTVFTDEYVEVEKFWLPKSRVIFVAQGGKIEVSTLQLQAHRLLPEEAVKAQAS is encoded by the coding sequence ATGAAGAGACGGCCACGCTGGATCCCCAGCCTGTCTTTTGCCTTTCTTCTTCTCGCCTTGGCAGGCGATCCCCTGAACGCCCAGGAGATTCGCGACGATCCTGAGGCCCGTGCTCTCCTGGAGGAGGCCCGCCAGCGCGTTGTCGTATGGGACCGCTTCCCGGGCTTTGAGGCGAAAATCGAGGTGGACCATGATGGAAAAAGGTCGAGTGGGAAACTAACGGTTTTGCCTTCCGGAAAGGTAGAGGTTGGGCTTCAAGACCGCGAGGCGGCAGACTGGGCTGGCGGGATCCTGAAGTCGCTTGTCAACCATCGACTGAAAACGGAAATACACAAGCACGAGGAGGCGCCGGTTGCCTTCGGCCCTGAGGATCAGCATCCACTGGGACGCCTGGTCAAGAAAGGCGACCGTTTCTCATCGATGTACCGCATCAAGGATCGACAAATCCTCCAGGTCAACCAGAAGACCGAAAAAGGATGGTTGAGCCTCAACGTCTTAGAGTACGTCCCGACGTCTCATGGCTTCTTACCCAAGCAGGTGGCCGTCTTTCAGTTCGACGAAAAGGGTGTGCTCGGGAAAAGTACCGTCTTCACTGATGAGTACGTCGAGGTGGAAAAGTTCTGGCTTCCCAAGTCCCGTGTGATCTTCGTCGCCCAAGGGGGAAAGATCGAGGTCTCGACGCTTCAGTTGCAAGCGCACCGCCTGCTTCCGGAAGAAGCGGTCAAGGCCCAGGCTTCCTGA
- a CDS encoding class I SAM-dependent methyltransferase, which yields MSEHEEILPGHGLHVEKMPGHWLLAQMGKRVLRPGGLELTRRMLDALNVGPTDRVIEFAPGLGVTAQLVLIKSPSSYTAVEADADAAKRVQGYLSGDNQRCVVGQAEQSGLPDSSATVVYCEAMLSMKPPENKARIIQEAKRLLAPGGRCGIHELSLVPDDIDHATRDAINRALSQSIHVGVRPLTVAEWKVLLQHEGLIIKAQATAPMHLLEPSQMIRNEGVAGMARIAWNVLRNPAARQRIHAMRRVFRQYDRNLAALMLVAEKGN from the coding sequence ATGAGTGAACACGAGGAGATCTTGCCGGGACATGGACTGCACGTTGAGAAGATGCCGGGGCATTGGCTGCTGGCACAGATGGGAAAGCGGGTATTGCGTCCCGGCGGCCTGGAATTGACCCGTCGGATGCTGGATGCGCTCAATGTCGGGCCGACGGATAGAGTGATCGAATTTGCGCCAGGACTGGGCGTAACGGCACAACTGGTGTTAATCAAATCCCCGTCCAGCTATACGGCGGTAGAAGCCGACGCTGACGCCGCGAAGCGGGTACAGGGCTATCTGTCTGGCGACAATCAGCGGTGCGTTGTAGGGCAGGCCGAACAATCAGGTCTGCCGGACAGCAGCGCCACGGTGGTGTACTGCGAAGCGATGTTGAGCATGAAACCGCCGGAGAATAAGGCCAGGATCATTCAGGAGGCCAAGCGCTTGCTGGCGCCAGGTGGGCGTTGTGGCATCCATGAATTATCTTTAGTACCGGATGATATCGATCATGCGACAAGAGACGCCATCAACCGAGCGCTCTCGCAGTCCATTCATGTGGGGGTACGTCCATTGACCGTGGCGGAATGGAAGGTGCTGCTGCAACACGAAGGTTTGATCATCAAGGCGCAGGCCACCGCCCCGATGCACCTGCTCGAACCATCCCAGATGATCCGGAATGAAGGGGTGGCGGGGATGGCGCGGATCGCCTGGAATGTGCTGCGAAATCCGGCGGCGCGCCAGAGGATACACGCAATGCGGCGCGTATTCCGTCAGTACGATCGCAACCTTGCGGCCCTGATGCTGGTTGCCGAAAAGGGGAATTGA
- a CDS encoding zinc-dependent alcohol dehydrogenase family protein — MRALCLNSAHPIEDHPLELVELPAPIAGPGELRLRVQACGLCRTDLHIIEGDLPLPTLPIVPGHQIVGVVDQVGKGVTRFRAGDRLGVPWLYTTCGQCAFCRRNQENLCDTARFTGYHVNGGYAEFVVAQETFAYPLPTGISADHVAPLLCAGVIGFRALRLSEIRPGERLGLYGFGGSAHIAIQVAVHWGCEVYVFTRSEAHRALARQLGADWAGRAEDDPPRLLDSAVIFAPVGRLIPQALRVLRKGGTISLAGITMSPIPELDYALLYQERTVRSVANSTRQDVRDLLHLAVEIPIRTEVDTFPLEQANQALQLLKQSRFGGAGVLTLL; from the coding sequence ATGCGGGCGCTGTGTTTAAATAGTGCGCACCCGATTGAAGACCATCCACTCGAGCTGGTCGAGCTGCCAGCGCCGATTGCTGGACCAGGCGAACTCCGCCTACGCGTCCAGGCCTGTGGCCTCTGCCGGACAGACCTGCACATTATCGAAGGCGATCTCCCACTTCCCACGCTCCCAATTGTTCCGGGACACCAGATCGTTGGCGTTGTCGACCAGGTCGGAAAGGGCGTGACGCGCTTTCGAGCAGGTGATCGGCTGGGCGTGCCATGGCTGTATACCACCTGTGGCCAATGCGCCTTCTGCCGGCGAAATCAGGAAAACCTCTGTGACACCGCCCGCTTCACGGGCTACCACGTGAATGGGGGGTATGCGGAGTTCGTGGTCGCGCAAGAGACGTTTGCGTACCCGCTCCCGACCGGCATCTCGGCGGATCATGTGGCCCCCCTTCTATGCGCGGGGGTCATCGGCTTCCGCGCCCTGCGACTGAGCGAGATCAGACCAGGCGAGCGCCTTGGCCTGTATGGGTTCGGCGGCTCGGCTCACATCGCGATCCAGGTTGCGGTCCATTGGGGATGCGAGGTCTATGTCTTTACCAGGAGTGAGGCGCATCGCGCCCTGGCCAGGCAGCTAGGCGCCGATTGGGCGGGCCGGGCCGAGGATGACCCGCCAAGGTTACTGGATAGCGCGGTCATCTTTGCGCCTGTCGGCCGGTTGATACCGCAGGCGCTCCGGGTCCTGAGGAAAGGGGGTACGATCTCACTCGCCGGCATCACGATGAGCCCGATCCCGGAGCTTGACTATGCGCTACTGTACCAAGAGCGGACTGTCCGGAGCGTGGCTAACAGCACTAGGCAGGATGTGCGCGACCTCCTGCATTTGGCCGTGGAGATCCCGATCCGAACGGAAGTCGACACCTTTCCCCTTGAACAGGCGAATCAGGCCCTCCAGCTTCTAAAACAAAGCCGGTTCGGTGGCGCCGGGGTTCTGACGCTGTTGTAG
- a CDS encoding 4Fe-4S dicluster domain-containing protein, which translates to MAKVLSIIPERCTACRACELACSIKHYGEFNTSRSRIKVSIFLEEAVYIPTACTQCTEAWCAKICPTTAILRNDDYMAYYVVDDKCVGCKMCVLACPFGAIELYADHGKAEKCDLCLSIDGDPECVKFCTPKALLFTDEDAGPKAKQAATALRLKEALQEAAS; encoded by the coding sequence GTGGCGAAGGTCCTCAGCATCATCCCCGAACGGTGTACCGCCTGCCGGGCTTGTGAACTCGCCTGCTCGATAAAGCACTACGGCGAGTTTAATACCAGCCGATCGCGCATTAAGGTCAGCATCTTCCTTGAAGAAGCGGTCTACATCCCCACCGCCTGCACCCAATGCACCGAGGCCTGGTGCGCGAAGATCTGCCCCACCACCGCCATCCTTCGCAACGACGACTACATGGCGTACTACGTCGTCGACGACAAATGCGTCGGCTGCAAGATGTGCGTTCTGGCCTGTCCGTTTGGGGCGATAGAGTTGTATGCGGACCACGGCAAGGCCGAGAAGTGCGATCTCTGTCTCTCGATCGACGGCGATCCGGAGTGTGTGAAGTTCTGCACGCCAAAGGCGTTGCTCTTTACCGACGAGGACGCGGGTCCCAAGGCCAAGCAGGCCGCCACGGCCCTCCGGCTGAAAGAGGCATTACAGGAGGCGGCAAGCTAA
- a CDS encoding aldehyde ferredoxin oxidoreductase family protein translates to MGWTGTILRVNLSSGSVAKEPLDGHLARSYIGGRGLATKILYDEIDPTLDPLGPANKLILATGPLTGTNAPTGGRYMVVTKSPLTGAIACSNSGGYVGAEMKYAGYDLVIVEGKAPHPVYLWINNDRVEIRDAVQVWGTSTHKTEDALRAATNAEAKICSIGPAGETLSLTAAVMNDKHRAAGRSGVGAVMGSKNLKAIVFRGTRSVKVAHPHAFMRACLQAVAKLQAEPGSGEGLPMYGTPGIVSVINAHGFMPTNNFQFGQFAGADRISGETIRDEILIRNKGCFACTIACARVTKVKAGKFRGSGEGPEYETVWGLGAMTGVSDLAAVTRAGYLCNELGMDTIEAGVAIATAMELFEAGYIPERDIGRPLRFGDADALVEMTEKLGRGEGFGAILALGGARLAERYDHSELFMGVKRQAFAAYDGRGAQGMALGYATSNRGACHLRGYTISAEVFGVPRKVDPFATEGKAALAKASQDATAFVDSTGTCLFTTFALGPADLHAMLELATDSGYTVDEVIKIGERIWNLERLFNLRAGLSAKDDTLPRRILEEPIPAGPAKGKVARLGEMLPEYYTLRGWTPEGVPTPEKLRALSLAPNS, encoded by the coding sequence ATGGGCTGGACCGGGACGATCCTCAGGGTCAATTTGAGCAGCGGCAGTGTGGCAAAGGAACCGCTGGATGGGCATCTCGCCAGGTCCTACATCGGCGGTCGTGGCCTGGCGACGAAGATCCTGTACGATGAGATCGACCCGACACTCGATCCGCTTGGACCGGCCAACAAACTGATTCTCGCCACCGGCCCGCTCACCGGCACGAACGCCCCGACCGGAGGCCGATATATGGTGGTGACTAAGTCGCCGCTAACCGGCGCCATCGCCTGCTCCAACTCAGGTGGGTACGTCGGTGCGGAGATGAAGTACGCCGGCTACGACCTGGTGATTGTGGAGGGGAAAGCGCCCCATCCGGTCTACCTCTGGATCAACAATGATCGAGTGGAGATTCGGGATGCCGTTCAGGTCTGGGGGACGTCTACGCACAAGACTGAGGACGCCCTTCGAGCAGCTACCAACGCCGAGGCTAAAATCTGCAGCATCGGGCCGGCGGGCGAGACGCTGAGCCTCACCGCCGCCGTGATGAACGACAAGCACCGGGCTGCAGGGCGCTCCGGGGTGGGCGCGGTGATGGGATCGAAAAACCTCAAGGCGATAGTCTTCCGGGGCACCCGGTCGGTCAAGGTCGCACATCCCCATGCGTTCATGCGGGCGTGCCTGCAGGCAGTGGCGAAGCTTCAGGCAGAACCGGGTTCGGGAGAAGGCCTGCCGATGTACGGTACGCCAGGGATCGTGAGTGTCATCAATGCCCACGGCTTCATGCCGACCAACAACTTTCAGTTCGGCCAGTTTGCCGGCGCCGACCGGATCAGCGGCGAGACCATTCGTGATGAGATCCTGATCCGGAACAAGGGCTGTTTTGCGTGTACCATCGCCTGCGCGCGAGTCACCAAGGTCAAGGCTGGAAAGTTCAGGGGGTCTGGCGAAGGGCCGGAATATGAGACTGTCTGGGGCCTTGGCGCCATGACCGGTGTCAGCGACCTGGCGGCGGTTACCAGGGCCGGCTACCTGTGCAATGAGCTGGGGATGGACACCATCGAGGCGGGGGTGGCCATCGCCACCGCCATGGAGCTGTTCGAGGCCGGCTACATCCCGGAGCGTGACATCGGCCGCCCGCTTCGTTTTGGCGACGCAGACGCGCTGGTGGAAATGACGGAGAAGCTGGGTAGGGGAGAGGGGTTCGGCGCTATTCTGGCACTGGGCGGTGCACGGCTCGCCGAGCGGTATGACCATTCCGAACTGTTCATGGGGGTGAAGCGGCAGGCGTTCGCCGCCTACGATGGGCGAGGGGCGCAGGGGATGGCCCTCGGGTATGCTACCTCCAACCGGGGCGCCTGTCACCTGCGCGGCTACACCATCTCGGCCGAGGTGTTCGGTGTTCCGCGGAAGGTAGATCCGTTTGCCACCGAGGGGAAAGCGGCGCTGGCCAAGGCGTCCCAGGACGCTACCGCCTTCGTCGATTCGACCGGCACCTGTCTGTTTACAACGTTCGCCCTGGGGCCCGCTGATCTACACGCGATGTTGGAGCTGGCGACGGATTCCGGTTATACAGTAGACGAAGTCATCAAGATCGGCGAGCGGATCTGGAACCTCGAGCGGCTCTTTAACCTCAGGGCCGGCCTCAGCGCCAAAGACGACACCCTGCCTCGTCGCATTCTGGAAGAGCCGATTCCAGCGGGACCGGCCAAGGGAAAGGTGGCCCGCCTTGGCGAGATGCTCCCCGAGTACTACACGCTTCGCGGCTGGACTCCGGAAGGGGTCCCGACCCCTGAGAAGCTGAGGGCGCTTTCTCTAGCCCCCAACTCCTGA
- a CDS encoding MoaD/ThiS family protein encodes MPEVRFVGAIRQVAGKTSFGIDAGTVGQLLEALRRVMSPTFQEFVFEGEKLQQDVEVLVNDRNIALLDGLKTALTPFDQVTLFINGVRRFPGRLVP; translated from the coding sequence ATGCCCGAAGTCAGATTCGTTGGTGCCATCCGGCAGGTCGCAGGAAAGACATCGTTTGGGATCGATGCCGGCACGGTGGGGCAGCTCCTGGAAGCGCTGAGGCGGGTCATGAGCCCCACATTCCAGGAGTTTGTGTTTGAGGGGGAAAAGCTCCAGCAGGATGTCGAGGTCCTGGTGAATGACCGGAATATCGCGCTGCTCGACGGCCTAAAGACAGCGCTCACCCCGTTCGACCAAGTGACGCTGTTCATCAACGGTGTCCGAAGATTCCCGGGGCGCTTAGTGCCCTAA
- a CDS encoding NAD(P)/FAD-dependent oxidoreductase — MGKLHQVIIGASAAGLAAVEAIRRVDKNCPITVVSKEPMPLYSRVGLTHFISREVGYDGMQMRDDGYFDRMKVRGVMRVAALSVDPNARRIVLSNGENLAYDNLLVASGSHAVMPPIPWANLQGVYTCITNVDAKQIDAAIPSAKEAVVIGAGLIGIQVVDAFARRGLKTTVIEQMPHMMPAMADAVSAAMVEDELRSAGVTVKCGVRATELLGKNGRITGVRVESGEVFPCQLLVMAAGVAPNLDFLSGTGVKMNRGLVVDAYQRTSLDGVYAAGDVAETVDMFSGERVVNAIWPEALNQGKIAGLNMAGVATPCEGSMAMNVTSVLQTPVASIGAWNSQPGERYQIREVRDDRKRIYRKLVFDGDQLVGAILVGTFEDAGILHNMIRTRTSFTLKPDHLAQATVRWGTVLRAIHKAGRV, encoded by the coding sequence ATGGGTAAACTTCATCAAGTAATCATCGGAGCGAGTGCGGCAGGCTTGGCAGCCGTCGAAGCGATCCGGCGAGTGGACAAGAACTGTCCGATCACGGTCGTCTCGAAGGAGCCGATGCCGCTCTACTCGCGGGTCGGCCTCACGCATTTCATCTCCCGCGAGGTTGGCTACGACGGGATGCAGATGCGCGATGATGGGTACTTTGACCGGATGAAGGTGCGGGGCGTGATGAGAGTTGCCGCCCTCTCCGTCGATCCTAACGCGCGCCGCATCGTGCTGAGCAACGGTGAGAACCTGGCCTACGACAACTTACTGGTGGCGTCGGGCTCTCACGCCGTTATGCCACCGATTCCGTGGGCGAATCTCCAGGGCGTCTACACCTGCATCACCAACGTCGATGCCAAACAGATCGACGCGGCGATCCCCAGTGCGAAAGAGGCTGTCGTGATCGGCGCCGGCCTGATCGGGATCCAGGTGGTTGATGCGTTTGCCCGCCGCGGGTTGAAGACGACCGTCATCGAACAGATGCCGCACATGATGCCGGCCATGGCCGACGCAGTCTCCGCCGCAATGGTGGAAGATGAACTTCGGTCAGCCGGAGTGACAGTGAAGTGCGGCGTCAGGGCGACCGAGTTGCTGGGTAAGAACGGCCGGATCACCGGCGTGAGGGTTGAAAGCGGGGAGGTCTTCCCGTGCCAACTCCTGGTGATGGCCGCGGGCGTCGCACCCAACCTCGACTTTCTCAGCGGGACCGGCGTGAAAATGAACCGCGGGCTGGTGGTGGATGCCTACCAGCGAACCAGTCTGGACGGGGTCTATGCGGCCGGCGACGTCGCGGAGACGGTGGATATGTTCAGCGGCGAGCGAGTCGTGAACGCCATCTGGCCTGAAGCGCTGAACCAGGGAAAGATTGCCGGGCTGAATATGGCCGGGGTCGCTACACCTTGCGAGGGATCGATGGCGATGAATGTGACCTCGGTTCTGCAGACGCCGGTGGCGTCGATTGGTGCATGGAATTCACAGCCCGGCGAACGGTATCAGATTCGGGAGGTCCGCGATGACCGGAAGCGAATCTACCGTAAGCTGGTCTTCGATGGCGATCAACTCGTAGGCGCGATACTAGTGGGGACGTTCGAGGACGCTGGAATCCTCCATAACATGATCCGGACCAGGACCAGCTTTACCTTGAAGCCGGACCATCTGGCGCAGGCTACCGTCCGGTGGGGAACTGTGCTGCGAGCGATCCACAAGGCCGGCAGGGTTTAA
- a CDS encoding MoaD/ThiS family protein — protein sequence MKVEVSLYGTLAKYLPKGTQGRTAIMDCPDGVTIGQVIDQLDIPKPYPTMLLVNGIHADSDTPLKDGDLLALFPPLAGGSLIAQDRGWGYCRSLWAFVRRSWEFLKVNRLIARSYGSQSKPICS from the coding sequence ATGAAAGTCGAAGTATCGCTGTACGGGACGCTCGCCAAGTACTTGCCGAAAGGGACGCAGGGCCGCACAGCCATCATGGATTGTCCCGATGGCGTGACGATCGGGCAGGTGATTGACCAGCTTGACATCCCGAAGCCATATCCCACAATGCTCCTCGTCAACGGTATCCACGCTGACTCGGACACTCCGCTAAAAGACGGCGATCTCCTCGCCCTGTTTCCCCCCCTGGCCGGCGGGTCACTGATCGCCCAGGATCGCGGATGGGGTTATTGCAGGTCGTTATGGGCCTTCGTCAGGAGATCTTGGGAGTTCTTGAAGGTCAACCGTCTCATAGCGAGGTCATATGGAAGCCAGTCGAAACCGATATGTTCATGA
- a CDS encoding NUDIX domain-containing protein — MPREISAGVILFRRAPEPHYLLLHYESGHWDFPKGHIEPGEDAQQTARRELKEETGISEICFVDGYKQTLRYFFRQKGIGIFKIVIYFLAETDQSEVSLSHEHIGFDWLPYDLAMRRLTFKNSQDLLTKAHNDLQ; from the coding sequence ATGCCACGCGAGATTTCGGCAGGGGTAATCCTGTTCAGGCGCGCACCGGAGCCGCACTACCTGCTTCTTCATTACGAGTCAGGCCACTGGGACTTCCCCAAGGGCCACATCGAACCCGGCGAAGATGCGCAACAAACAGCCAGGCGCGAGTTGAAGGAGGAGACCGGGATCTCCGAGATCTGCTTTGTAGACGGCTATAAACAGACGCTCCGATATTTTTTCCGCCAGAAAGGGATCGGAATCTTTAAGATCGTCATCTACTTCCTCGCCGAAACGGATCAGTCCGAGGTCAGCCTTTCTCATGAACATATCGGTTTCGACTGGCTTCCATATGACCTCGCTATGAGACGGTTGACCTTCAAGAACTCCCAAGATCTCCTGACGAAGGCCCATAACGACCTGCAATAA
- the rbsK gene encoding ribokinase, protein MPADRLSGQVVVIGSANLDVTVAVSRLPREGETILGGELLLSNGGKGANQAVAARRAGAEVRFLAKLGRDPFGDRIYRDLTAAGLPADGLLWDESASTGVALIVVDRYGRNQIAVSPGSNQLLLPTVIAQHESFLTHGTVMLVQLEIPIVTVERALQFAKTHGMTTILNPAPAAPLSDDLLRHTDLLTPNETEAEALTGITVSDLSSAAAAAKALLVRGPHVVIVTLGSQGALLCTASVVQHLPAIPVEAVDTTAAGDAFNGALAAALAGKSRADLLHTDRLRLLEDAVRFANAAGALAATKRGAQDSLPTKAEIERLLAGQLVS, encoded by the coding sequence ATGCCGGCCGACCGGCTGAGCGGACAGGTTGTCGTGATCGGTAGCGCGAACCTTGATGTGACCGTGGCGGTCTCCAGACTACCGCGAGAGGGAGAGACGATCCTCGGCGGAGAACTGCTTCTTTCGAACGGTGGTAAAGGAGCGAACCAAGCCGTCGCAGCGCGTAGGGCCGGAGCCGAGGTCCGGTTTCTCGCAAAGCTTGGACGCGATCCTTTCGGTGACCGGATCTACCGAGATCTCACTGCTGCGGGGCTGCCGGCCGATGGTCTGCTCTGGGATGAGTCGGCCTCAACGGGCGTCGCCCTGATTGTTGTTGATCGGTACGGACGGAATCAGATCGCCGTGTCGCCCGGCAGCAATCAGTTGCTCCTGCCGACAGTCATTGCGCAGCACGAGTCTTTCCTGACCCATGGGACTGTCATGCTTGTGCAGCTTGAGATCCCGATCGTCACCGTCGAGCGGGCACTACAGTTCGCCAAGACCCACGGAATGACGACAATCCTGAATCCGGCGCCCGCTGCCCCTTTATCGGACGATCTTCTCCGTCACACCGACCTGCTGACACCGAACGAGACCGAGGCCGAAGCGTTGACGGGGATCACGGTTTCCGACCTGTCCAGCGCTGCGGCAGCAGCCAAGGCGCTGCTTGTACGTGGCCCTCACGTCGTTATCGTGACGCTTGGAAGTCAAGGAGCGCTGTTGTGCACAGCCTCGGTTGTACAACATCTGCCGGCTATCCCGGTCGAGGCTGTCGATACAACCGCCGCTGGTGACGCGTTCAATGGCGCACTGGCCGCAGCCTTAGCGGGGAAATCTCGGGCCGATCTGCTTCACACAGACCGATTGCGGTTATTAGAGGACGCCGTACGCTTTGCCAACGCCGCCGGGGCTCTCGCCGCGACCAAGCGCGGCGCGCAAGACTCGCTGCCCACCAAGGCCGAGATCGAAAGGCTGCTGGCAGGACAACTTGTATCATAG
- a CDS encoding nucleoside hydrolase encodes MPPTRVIIDTDPGIDDALALMLAFASPELSVEAITTVAGNVTIAQTARNACLLLDVIHPHSRPPVAVGAAHPLSKPVCTAQDYHGEDGLGDLSHLTTEEGMPRYPEPQQLLAPQSASTLMAEFISAAPGEMVLICIGPLTNLAMAIQAAPTEIAKVKEIIIMGGAIQVSGNVTPGAEFNLHTDPDAARLVFTSGLPITLVPLDVTQQVMLTAELIDVVVRHIDSRVTQFVRDITERLFGVEQARTGCAAIPLHDPLAVGIVIDPSLVTRRPFHVEVELGDGPAQGMTIADRRQIREEWKQPPNLQVCTEVDAGRFIALFLERICRPTG; translated from the coding sequence ATGCCCCCGACGCGCGTCATTATCGACACCGATCCTGGCATAGACGATGCGCTGGCGCTGATGCTTGCCTTCGCCTCGCCGGAGTTGTCGGTTGAGGCGATCACGACGGTGGCCGGTAATGTCACGATAGCGCAGACGGCGCGGAACGCCTGCCTGCTGCTTGACGTGATACATCCGCACTCACGACCCCCTGTGGCGGTAGGCGCCGCGCATCCCTTGAGCAAGCCAGTCTGCACGGCCCAGGATTATCATGGTGAGGACGGCCTGGGAGATCTCTCCCATTTGACAACTGAGGAAGGGATGCCCAGATACCCCGAGCCGCAACAACTTCTCGCACCCCAATCCGCCTCGACTCTCATGGCCGAATTCATCAGTGCCGCTCCGGGGGAGATGGTCCTGATCTGCATTGGACCGCTGACCAACCTGGCGATGGCCATCCAGGCAGCCCCGACAGAGATAGCCAAGGTCAAAGAGATCATCATCATGGGCGGCGCGATCCAGGTATCGGGCAACGTGACACCTGGGGCGGAGTTTAATCTGCACACCGATCCCGATGCCGCCAGGCTCGTGTTCACCTCCGGCCTGCCGATCACTCTCGTCCCCTTGGATGTTACACAGCAGGTCATGCTCACGGCGGAGTTGATCGACGTCGTAGTCCGACATATCGACAGTCGTGTGACCCAGTTCGTCCGCGATATCACTGAGCGACTGTTTGGCGTTGAACAAGCGCGGACGGGGTGTGCTGCAATCCCGCTCCATGATCCGCTCGCCGTCGGTATCGTAATCGATCCATCGCTCGTGACACGTCGGCCATTTCACGTCGAGGTGGAGCTGGGAGACGGCCCAGCTCAAGGGATGACGATTGCCGACAGGCGCCAGATCAGGGAGGAATGGAAGCAGCCACCGAACCTTCAGGTGTGTACGGAGGTGGACGCCGGACGGTTCATAGCCCTTTTCTTGGAGCGGATATGCCGGCCGACCGGCTGA